The uncultured Desulfuromonas sp. genome has a segment encoding these proteins:
- a CDS encoding SMC family ATPase — protein MQILSIQLKNIKSHRDTVLNFAPGINVLSGPNGVGKSTVFEAIGYALFGVDAQSFVGKVERFVSIGAKRGEIGVTFSVAEENYQVSRTVGTPSKWLLAKEVGGDFEVEEHKDSKETEARLKELLGLDNGRSLAEQFELVIGPFQNEFLGPFVEKRPMARRNKFDEILGIDSWRKTFSETNALQKAIKNRVEVLEGAIGPLKDQLALLPEKRVAHKTARQDHQTTAKELTDKQQKLQQLVEQLKALDDREQGLRQVAVEVDKLAERIDNGHEKITRQKTLIVEAEKSRQVVADTAAGKQAYEQAEQRLAGLREQQKQQRRLEQEQAALTNQSSAVTAGIETETKGIALAREELVAEQAALKQKGETLIVAEAVQQLAEQLPLLREGIKQRRDQLGRLDGRRSGLEEGRDKLGEGVCPFFQEHCLNITENPSADVFSVKLDALAGERSRLQEELLDLERQEAEAVKAHEQIQAFMVQRKAVEEQVGQLAARGNELDRRESALRTSQRELEALRQRLTAKQQELAAFASLAAEIETAEADVKLHQQARDLYVAHQGQAAKLEGLQVELAKFEAFLKQLQGELATKQEEQKTLAAHYDAQQHQALRDEKDGLGRDVGSLEMKLNGLNRDMTRLAAEIDALKAIEEEIVAKQTQIKAYGEKEELIKFLRNRVFNKVSASLSERFREEISQRANQIYRIIAEVDEELAWGDNYQIVLRDMVEGELRERADDQLSGGQTMSAVVALRLAMLQTIGARIAFFDEPTSNLDAARRENLAHAFRAIDVGKEEASEHWYDQLFLISHDVAFTEVTDQMIDLDRID, from the coding sequence ATGCAAATACTCTCCATCCAACTGAAAAACATCAAATCCCACCGCGACACCGTGCTGAATTTTGCTCCCGGCATCAATGTGCTGTCCGGCCCCAACGGCGTCGGTAAAAGTACCGTGTTCGAGGCGATCGGCTATGCGCTGTTCGGCGTGGATGCGCAGAGTTTCGTCGGCAAGGTGGAGCGGTTTGTCTCCATTGGTGCCAAGCGCGGTGAGATTGGCGTCACCTTTAGCGTGGCCGAGGAGAATTATCAGGTCAGCCGCACCGTGGGTACGCCGAGCAAGTGGCTGCTGGCCAAAGAGGTCGGCGGTGATTTCGAAGTCGAAGAGCACAAAGACAGCAAGGAAACCGAGGCACGACTCAAGGAGTTGCTCGGGTTGGATAATGGTCGTTCCCTGGCTGAGCAGTTTGAACTGGTGATCGGCCCGTTTCAAAATGAATTCCTCGGCCCGTTCGTTGAAAAGCGACCGATGGCGCGGCGCAACAAGTTTGACGAGATTCTCGGTATTGATTCGTGGCGCAAGACGTTCAGCGAGACCAATGCCCTGCAGAAAGCGATCAAGAACCGGGTCGAAGTGCTGGAAGGGGCGATTGGACCGCTCAAGGATCAGCTGGCATTGTTACCGGAAAAACGTGTTGCGCATAAAACCGCCAGGCAGGATCACCAGACAACGGCCAAAGAGCTGACCGATAAACAGCAGAAATTGCAACAGCTTGTAGAACAGCTTAAAGCCCTTGATGATCGTGAGCAGGGGCTACGTCAGGTGGCGGTTGAGGTGGATAAGCTCGCCGAGCGCATTGACAACGGCCATGAAAAAATTACCCGACAGAAGACCCTGATCGTTGAAGCTGAAAAGTCACGCCAGGTTGTTGCCGACACTGCGGCGGGAAAGCAGGCGTATGAACAAGCGGAGCAGCGGCTGGCCGGGTTGCGCGAACAACAGAAGCAGCAACGGCGTCTTGAGCAGGAGCAGGCGGCCTTGACCAATCAGAGTTCTGCCGTGACCGCCGGTATTGAGACGGAGACCAAAGGGATTGCCTTGGCCCGTGAGGAGCTGGTGGCAGAGCAGGCTGCGCTTAAACAGAAGGGTGAAACGTTGATTGTTGCCGAGGCGGTGCAGCAGCTGGCCGAACAGTTGCCGCTGTTGCGTGAGGGCATCAAGCAGCGGCGTGATCAGTTGGGTCGTCTGGATGGCCGTCGTTCCGGATTGGAAGAAGGGCGTGACAAACTGGGTGAAGGAGTGTGTCCGTTTTTTCAGGAACACTGCCTGAACATCACCGAGAATCCGTCCGCCGATGTGTTTTCCGTCAAGCTGGACGCGCTGGCTGGAGAGCGCAGCCGCTTGCAGGAAGAGTTGCTTGATCTGGAGCGGCAAGAGGCGGAAGCGGTGAAAGCCCATGAGCAGATTCAGGCGTTCATGGTGCAGCGTAAGGCCGTGGAGGAGCAGGTGGGGCAGTTGGCGGCGCGTGGCAACGAGCTGGATCGTCGCGAATCAGCGCTGAGGACTTCACAAAGAGAGCTTGAAGCGTTGCGGCAACGCCTGACAGCCAAGCAGCAAGAGCTGGCGGCCTTTGCCTCGCTCGCCGCGGAGATTGAAACGGCTGAAGCCGATGTGAAGCTTCATCAGCAGGCACGTGATCTTTACGTGGCCCATCAGGGGCAGGCGGCCAAGCTGGAAGGATTGCAGGTCGAGTTGGCCAAGTTTGAGGCGTTTCTGAAACAACTTCAGGGTGAACTGGCGACGAAACAGGAGGAACAGAAAACGCTTGCCGCACACTACGATGCCCAACAACACCAAGCCTTGCGTGACGAAAAGGACGGCCTGGGTCGTGACGTCGGTTCACTGGAGATGAAACTGAACGGTCTGAATCGGGACATGACGCGGCTGGCCGCTGAAATCGACGCCTTAAAAGCCATCGAAGAAGAGATTGTTGCCAAGCAGACCCAGATTAAAGCCTATGGCGAGAAAGAGGAACTGATCAAATTTCTGCGCAACCGGGTGTTCAATAAAGTTTCGGCGTCATTGTCGGAGCGCTTCCGCGAGGAGATCAGCCAGCGGGCCAACCAGATCTACCGCATTATTGCCGAGGTGGATGAGGAGCTGGCCTGGGGCGACAACTACCAGATTGTGCTGCGCGACATGGTCGAGGGTGAACTGCGCGAGCGCGCCGATGACCAGTTGTCCGGCGGCCAGACCATGAGCGCCGTAGTGGCTCTGCGCCTGGCCATGCTGCAGACCATTGGCGCACGTATCGCCTTTTTTGACGAGCCGACCTCCAATCTTGATGCCGCCCGCCGCGAAAATCTGGCCCATGCGTTTCGTGCCATTGATGTCGGCAAGGAAGAGGCCTCGGAGCACTGGTACGATCAACTGTTCCTGATCAGCCACGACGTGGCATTTACCGAAGTGACCGATCAGATGATTGATCTGGATCGCATTGATTAG
- a CDS encoding exonuclease SbcCD subunit D: MSKKQHGMRFIHTSDIHLGKTYRNAPGETERYEDFFTCLSRIVADAVTEQVDALLIGGDLFHVGQILPKTFAKTIETLQPLKDAGIPCIAIEGNHDWIHRRDSISWMEALSQMGYIKLLRPARTEEGGYDFAAFDEDTGMGGHVEINGVNIYGLGYIGAQAGSHVERICQAVTTDHNLLLFHVGIWSYSPVEIGNMKPDEAHPLAETFSYVALGHGHKPYVVKTPEGTPYAYNPGSPERVNFGEEKYDKGYYLVTLEDGHVSAEFKTTTPRPMMVATIDLGGAQHADEAMDAFARQVQALVAEQTDARRPLLELKLVGKVGFHPFELGRERLRAALDEMVQPLHVEIKNHLSLVTSAKENNTAKKSLSEIEQDVLHELVGASSDYQGREEELVKLSLLLRDAVQKGDVDGEELLALLNGENPI; encoded by the coding sequence TTGTCAAAGAAGCAACACGGCATGCGTTTTATCCATACTTCCGACATTCACCTCGGCAAAACCTACCGCAATGCGCCCGGCGAAACCGAGCGCTACGAAGATTTTTTCACCTGCCTGAGCCGGATCGTTGCCGATGCCGTGACCGAACAGGTCGATGCGCTGCTGATTGGCGGCGATCTGTTTCATGTTGGCCAGATTCTGCCTAAAACCTTTGCCAAAACCATTGAAACCCTGCAACCGCTCAAGGATGCCGGTATCCCCTGCATTGCCATTGAGGGCAATCACGACTGGATTCACCGCCGCGACAGTATTTCATGGATGGAGGCGTTGTCGCAGATGGGCTACATCAAGCTGTTGCGTCCGGCACGCACCGAGGAGGGCGGTTACGACTTTGCGGCCTTTGACGAGGACACCGGCATGGGAGGCCACGTTGAAATCAACGGCGTGAATATCTACGGCCTCGGCTATATCGGTGCCCAGGCTGGCAGTCATGTGGAGCGCATCTGTCAGGCCGTGACTACGGACCACAATCTGTTGCTGTTTCATGTCGGCATCTGGAGTTATTCGCCGGTGGAGATCGGCAATATGAAGCCGGACGAAGCCCATCCCCTGGCGGAGACGTTCAGCTACGTGGCACTGGGCCACGGCCACAAACCCTACGTGGTGAAAACGCCCGAGGGGACGCCCTACGCCTACAATCCCGGGTCGCCGGAGCGGGTCAACTTTGGTGAAGAAAAGTACGACAAGGGCTATTACCTGGTTACCCTTGAGGACGGCCACGTCAGTGCTGAGTTCAAAACCACCACGCCCCGGCCGATGATGGTCGCGACCATTGACCTGGGTGGTGCCCAGCATGCCGATGAGGCCATGGATGCTTTTGCTCGTCAGGTGCAGGCACTGGTTGCTGAGCAGACGGATGCACGCCGTCCGCTGCTGGAACTGAAGCTGGTCGGCAAGGTCGGCTTCCATCCCTTTGAACTGGGCCGCGAGCGCTTGCGTGCCGCCCTCGATGAGATGGTGCAGCCGCTACATGTCGAGATCAAGAACCACTTGTCGCTGGTGACCAGCGCAAAAGAGAACAATACCGCCAAGAAAAGCCTCAGTGAAATCGAACAGGATGTGCTGCATGAGCTGGTTGGCGCGTCGAGTGACTATCAGGGGCGTGAAGAGGAACTGGTAAAACTCTCTTTGCTGTTGCGTGATGCGGTGCAAAAGGGCGATGTCGATGGCGAAGAGTTGTTGGCGTTGCTCAATGGGGAAAACCCGATTTAG
- a CDS encoding acyl-CoA reductase, whose amino-acid sequence MKLYVFGKVVEIDGTIDRAFVQDVFDQAEKARERLKQVRLDTILDVLDRASQLWSDPHSSYRQAALEEVPGRIGFSREMVNAGIDTMVELLKACNLRTRLDCDLGQADFMNDWTLDQRFKGYIKAQPLGILAHVSAGNVFVGGVDSLIQGIVTKNVNLMKMSTVDPVFPVLFARSLKELDETGDIADSLALLSWKGGDAAVEDILKQRCNGIVVYGGADTIRSYRNNLGLHCKIIEYGPKYSFVLADAATVRSRGLKETGRLIARDASMWEQSACSSPHVVYTDGLENAKQLMAAIADGLEYWAGVYPNGGLHDDEAVEITKVRELAKAEKAMGVGDLLASPRLKWTVVLQKDVSFQTSCLNRTLIVKPVETMEQALAAVREMGEYIQTVALVADDDTALSWAGVLADIGADRIVEPGRMAVRKHGTPHDGTRGLAELVRWVSVSRDSVEHQLPEPLWTRYDAANDYFDFYSDADRDRETLGRLQALIAYCREHAPLLNERYAGLELHSLEDLTRFPTMDGDDYKTYLPPYGSGLLTSDDVTGYVFASGGTTGSPKLIYRTHEEQHYNTERLGKGLGMSVFTQGDVVANLLFAGNLWASFVSFNMGLEHTGARILPISGNQPMETIVNYLKLLGANCIITIPSVLLSVADYVQKHDIDLTIKKVSTGGEHLFEGGKDHLRKVLGVEAFYSTGYATNDTGAIAYQCRHCQGGVHHVHEDLHYVEIVDPETLQPVAAGETGKILVTNLQRRLMPSIRYDAGDLGRWIEGTCPCGRKTRRFELLGRSDDVLIIGGGNVFPEHVAEAVHAVDGICESFQMVADLEGHLDKLVVRVERNDCNDRDDEQIRRDVKSALEKASKDLKEMVRMGLIAETEIVVFPAGGIERNPKTGKIRVTIDNRR is encoded by the coding sequence ATGAAGCTCTATGTATTCGGAAAAGTTGTTGAGATCGACGGAACCATTGACCGGGCGTTTGTGCAGGACGTTTTCGACCAGGCGGAAAAAGCCCGGGAGCGTTTGAAGCAGGTGCGGTTGGACACCATCCTCGATGTGCTCGATCGGGCGTCGCAACTCTGGAGTGACCCGCACTCGTCTTATCGCCAGGCCGCCCTGGAGGAGGTGCCCGGGCGGATCGGTTTCAGTCGTGAGATGGTCAATGCGGGCATTGATACCATGGTGGAGTTGCTTAAAGCATGCAACCTGCGCACCCGGCTCGATTGTGATCTGGGCCAGGCCGATTTTATGAATGACTGGACTCTCGATCAGCGCTTCAAAGGCTATATCAAAGCTCAGCCCCTCGGCATTCTGGCCCATGTGTCCGCCGGGAACGTCTTTGTCGGCGGCGTCGATTCGCTGATTCAGGGCATTGTTACGAAAAATGTCAACCTGATGAAGATGTCGACCGTGGATCCGGTTTTCCCGGTGCTTTTTGCCCGGAGTCTGAAAGAGCTGGATGAGACAGGCGACATTGCCGACTCGCTGGCCCTGCTCAGTTGGAAAGGGGGCGACGCCGCGGTTGAGGACATTCTCAAGCAGCGCTGCAACGGCATTGTCGTCTACGGCGGTGCCGACACCATTCGCAGCTATCGAAACAATCTCGGTCTGCACTGCAAAATCATCGAGTATGGGCCGAAATACAGCTTTGTTCTCGCGGATGCCGCAACCGTCCGCAGCCGTGGCCTGAAGGAAACCGGCCGTCTCATCGCCCGAGACGCCAGCATGTGGGAGCAGTCGGCCTGCTCTTCTCCCCATGTGGTTTATACCGACGGTCTGGAAAACGCCAAACAGCTGATGGCCGCGATTGCCGACGGCCTGGAGTACTGGGCCGGAGTCTATCCCAATGGCGGCCTTCATGATGACGAAGCGGTGGAAATCACCAAGGTGCGCGAACTGGCCAAAGCGGAAAAAGCCATGGGCGTGGGGGATCTTCTGGCCTCGCCCCGTCTGAAATGGACGGTGGTGCTGCAAAAGGATGTTTCTTTTCAGACCTCGTGCCTCAACCGGACCCTGATTGTCAAGCCGGTTGAGACCATGGAGCAGGCCCTGGCGGCGGTGCGTGAAATGGGAGAGTACATTCAGACCGTGGCGCTGGTGGCCGATGACGACACGGCGCTGAGCTGGGCGGGCGTGCTCGCCGACATCGGTGCCGACCGGATTGTCGAACCCGGACGCATGGCGGTGCGCAAACACGGCACGCCCCACGACGGCACCCGCGGGCTGGCGGAACTGGTGCGCTGGGTTTCCGTCTCCCGCGACAGCGTTGAACACCAGTTGCCGGAGCCGTTGTGGACACGTTACGATGCGGCCAACGATTATTTTGATTTTTACAGCGATGCCGACCGGGACCGTGAAACGCTTGGGCGTTTGCAGGCGCTGATCGCCTATTGCCGTGAGCATGCGCCGCTCCTTAACGAGCGTTATGCTGGATTGGAACTTCATAGCCTGGAGGATCTGACCCGCTTCCCGACCATGGACGGCGACGATTATAAAACCTACCTGCCGCCCTACGGCAGCGGCCTGTTGACCAGTGACGATGTGACCGGTTATGTCTTTGCCAGCGGCGGTACCACCGGCAGCCCCAAGCTGATTTACCGCACTCATGAAGAGCAGCATTACAACACCGAACGGCTGGGCAAAGGGCTCGGCATGTCGGTGTTCACCCAGGGCGACGTGGTGGCCAATCTGCTGTTTGCCGGTAACCTGTGGGCGTCCTTTGTCTCCTTCAATATGGGCTTGGAGCACACCGGCGCGAGAATTCTGCCGATCTCGGGCAACCAGCCCATGGAAACCATCGTCAACTACCTCAAACTTCTCGGGGCCAATTGCATTATCACCATCCCGTCGGTATTGCTGAGCGTGGCCGATTATGTGCAGAAACATGACATCGATCTCACCATCAAAAAGGTTTCCACCGGTGGCGAGCATCTGTTTGAGGGTGGCAAAGACCATTTGCGCAAGGTGCTCGGCGTCGAGGCGTTCTATTCTACCGGCTACGCCACCAACGATACCGGTGCCATTGCCTATCAGTGCCGCCATTGTCAGGGCGGCGTGCATCATGTGCATGAAGATCTGCACTATGTGGAGATTGTCGATCCGGAAACCTTGCAACCGGTGGCTGCCGGAGAAACCGGCAAGATTCTGGTGACCAACCTGCAGCGGCGTCTGATGCCGTCGATCCGTTACGATGCCGGCGACCTGGGGCGCTGGATTGAGGGGACCTGTCCTTGCGGCCGCAAAACCCGCCGCTTTGAATTGCTCGGGCGTTCGGATGACGTGTTGATCATCGGCGGCGGCAATGTCTTCCCGGAGCATGTTGCCGAAGCCGTCCATGCCGTGGACGGTATCTGCGAGTCCTTTCAGATGGTCGCCGACCTGGAGGGCCATCTGGACAAGCTGGTGGTGCGCGTGGAGCGAAACGACTGCAACGACCGGGATGATGAACAGATTCGCCGTGATGTCAAAAGCGCTCTGGAAAAAGCGAGCAAAGACCTTAAAGAGATGGTACGGATGGGGTTGATTGCCGAAACGGAAATTGTGGTTTTCCCGGCCGGCGGCATTGAGCGAAACCCGAAGACCGGCAAGATCCGGGTGACGATCGACAATCGCAGGTAG